GATTAGAGTAGGAAAAGAGTCTTGAAAGAAAGAGCGATAACCAGCAGGAAAGGTTGATATAATATTATCGACACACGGGTGTTGTATAGATGGCCAAATGGATTTTGAGACATTAGCCCAAAGATTGTCATCGGAACAAAGGGATCGTAAATATGATGATATGGTTGCGGTTGTGGAGAGAGATGTGCCGTCAAGTCGTGGTAATATGTGTGTTCGAATGATATCCGGATGAATATCGTTGAGAGTGGTTGCCATGGTAAACTTAACAGATTCGAGGTTAATTTTTGGGATCGATCTTTTTGGTCAATCGGAACTGAAGTTATATATAGAAGATGAGCAACAAGCTAGCGTGTTATTTTATTTGCACCAAGTACAATTTAgtattcactatatatatatccaaaatcgTGTGCTTAGAacacattaaataaatatatatattttaatttcgaATGTTCTTATAAGTAGAATAAAGTTTTGTTAGTTAGAGTAACATACAATATTGGAGCTTGTTTGACATAGTATAGATGCCAAAGAATTGGTATACCAGTTTGTATTTCAAACAGTATGATCTCTTTTTTGTAACCTTCTGCGTGTATGAGTTTTGTCTATGTGTCACGATGACAAATTAACAGCCACATAATTCACCATTAGGACCTTTGCACAATCACCATTAATTAGGACCTTCATATAGTCGAGTCTAAATTACCTTCTAAGAGTTCGTGGAGCACATGTTACCAAGTAAGGGTGGTTAATTCACAAAACTGAtaactaattaaacatatatacaaagaaTGATAAAAATCAATCGCCatctatatcatatatattcatgTACATATGTCTTAATTAATACCAAGTTTATGTTGAAAATGCATGATACGAGTACTAGCTAGTGTAACAATAAACTCAGGAAATACACATTAAACAAAAGAGTCACAAAGATGGCAATATAGTTCATCTTAATTTCAAACTCtagttttctttcttcttttttaatcgactcctttttctcttttttcatttCCTTGAACTTCTTGTAACTCTTCCAtctttcttcatcatcttctaccACTTTCCTTCTTACATTATTTTTCTCCATAATTGCCCCTCGTGTAACAGCCAAAAAGTCCCTTCCGTTTAGACAACTTGAACCCAAGTCTTGAAATTTTAGTATCACCTTCTTCACATAAAAAGAACCCACCAATCCAATTCCAAATCCTAATACAATCTGTATTTTACATTGTACCATCTCATTTGTGCCACATCTTGGTAAAATGGTCACGTATTGCACAACGGTCTCTTTAGTCAATGAGTCCTGCCTTGCATTAACTAATTTGACGCTGGATAGATTGACTGCCCATTTCCTAGCCGGCTCAATAATGATCCAACTTAATGTCAGAAATTCTTTTAGATGTAGTAGTGATGATGTTGCCTCATCACCACATTTTAGCTCATCGATTTTCAAGTCAACCGTACTAGTGGGGTCATTGTATAATTGAATCCTTAACTCGGACGAAAGAAACTCAGTCGTGATGTCAGTGAATTTAACTTTAGAGTAAATGATGTCATTTTGGTAACGTATTTCCACAGCTGAGATGAGCTCAGTTGGCCAAAGATTAGATGGACTAGCAAGATGGTCACATAACCAACCATCCGATTGATGTGAATTCGACTTCACGACGTCTATGATTGTTAGAGAAGAAAAGGAGTCTTGAAAGAAAGAGCGGTGACCATTTGGAAAGGTGGAAATGACTTCATCAACTCGTGATCAGTTATAGAGGGCCAAGTAGACTTGGAGACATCAGCCCACAGATTGTGATCAGAACAAAAGGACCGAACATGGGATGATACCATGGCCGTGGTCGAAAGAGATGGGCCATCTAGGCGTGGTAAGATGTGTGTCTGAATGATGTGTGGGTGGATATCAGCAAGAGTGGTTGCCATACTAATTGTAAACcaagtatatataaatgtgtTGTGTATGATTAGTTTTGGGTTCAACGGGAATTGAATTGCTTTTTGCttagaactatatatatacagggaAAAGGAAtaataaggttgtccgacattTAAGCGTAGGTGTAgactcacatactaatattttattatttattatttaataaataattgtcTGGGcccccataatttttatggttttaaaatttaatatgtgagtgtccgacacctaagcttaggtacctaacaaccttatatttccaTCTTCCCATcccctatatgtatatatatatatagagagagagagaaagaaatatTATTCTAGGAACCCTTAAAAAAGCAAAAACCATTAGGAACTTTTTTCCATCATTAATTACATGGGTAATGTTGTATTTTTAgctaaattattaaaaaatgaatatagTTTATCCATATGTGATTACAAATATGACTGTTCACGCACATGTAATCACTAATATGGTTGTTCATGTACATGTGATTATCAACAAATTTAATTTCATTCACATATGATCATATTTGTGATCATCAACTAACTTATTTTCATTCACATATTGTCATaattgtatatgtgtatatgtgtgtacAAACACGTAACATCTTCGAAAAAACATGTACATATGCTCAACAATATATTTAGATCCGTATATGATCATGATTGTACATATGTGCACATGTGCACGAACATAATAACTTATAAGGATATATATATGCACtatatacatatgtgtatatgtCCATATGATATCATCAATATCTTTCAGTTTTCACATGCATTCAAGAAGAGTTTTTGTCATCTATAATCGAtatcaattttcttttaatacctTCCAATGGATTCCCATTTTAAGCCATCTTCAACCAACCATTTACTTTTCCTTTTATAAACCTATATCATTATAGATTCATTAAACATAAtgaataattataaaaagaataaatataatgaataattaataaatacatgGCTTCAATAAAAATACACATAACTACTTTGATAAAAATTGATGCATATTATGTAGATCTAGATTCGAGGGATTTGAAATCACTTAAATACTTAAGAGAAAGAAAATCATGATGCTTCCTTTGATGAGGGGATGCCACGTTTAATCAAAAGCAACAAAGGGATAATTTTCCTATCTTTATTTGTCGCAAggcttttgattttgatgattccATTGTTTGACCGTCCCCGTCCAATATATCACATCCAtacaacatttttatatgtCTATAAAACATAATGGCTGTTATAGCCTTGTATATATAGGCATGAATAGAATGTTCTAgagatacatacatacatatatatatatagggggaaagggaatatgaggctgttagacactcaagttgggtgaaaaatctttcacatacctttttttaaaaggtaaaaatcatggagggtcatgtatttatttaaaatattaaaatattagtatgtgaggggtttttcacccaagttgggtgcataacagcctcatactcacttttcctatatatatatatatatggaagtgAATATCCATCTATATTTTGTATTATAATACTCTCCCTTGGATATTCACACTTTATTATACGTAAATATTCATAGATGCACACACCTTATGTGTGGAATGCATCTAATTTTACTGCACAAACGTACATTGGATAGCGTGGGAATTTTAGAGCTCCTCATAAACACCTAATGTGAAGCAATTACTTGTTTTATACTAgaaaccaatgttttaaaaatcgaATCAGACACTAAACCAATATCACTAATTTTTAAGTTGGACCGAAATCAAACAgaatattatacatattattaactatatgtatatatacagaCGAATGAGAGTATGTAGTTGTGTtagacacctaagcttagatgtaaAATCTCTCAAATCTTGATtcttaattcataaaaaacacgggggcaattatatatatatattgagacaattaaataagaacagtcttaaaataagaatatggtgagaacacttaaaaactacattttgatgcattaaaagtcaataaaactaacatactgtataactaattatcattatttaagtgtttaacaaaacATTGTATAACtaattttctcatatatattaatatttatattattagtataactTGTAATTTATGAAGTTTTTAAAAGTTGATATACTCTTAACATAAAGGACTAAAGTTAAAAATGTTACGAGTATAGTATTTTATACTGGTAGTATAAACCGCGTGTTACTTAtactagtatattataaatCCCCCGagatatatattactcgtatgtaTTATACATTTGTTCGTTTTCGTCGGTGTAGTTTATCTATGTCATGATTAATACAAATCTTGATTGACAATAACATAGACATGGATAAGATATACCCCATTTGTCATAAacataatacggagtaataattTAGAAACAATCCGCGTGTGAATTTCTAGCAATCTGATGAGATCATATTTTGCATAAGGGTTACACAATACACATCTCAATTATGTCAAAGATATCGATTCCACCACCATGCATTCATCACCATATCTTACAGAAATAGTTTCTTGTATCCGGCCAGAAGCGAATCTAGAAATTCATGTTAGTGGGAAAAAAATATCCAATTTAGAGACTATTGCAATGTAAACAACCgatgaaaaataataaacaacATGCCATGCAACCAAACAAAATACAATAACTAAACACAATGACAACAACTAAATTGAACATTATATACTAGTATACAAAAATGAAATTATACTTCTAACACGAGAATTCACTTACAAGATGGGAACCAAgtaataaacttaaaattaaatttaaacaaaGTACTATCACGCGGTAGTGAATAGTGATGAAGACTATCTcccttttaaaagaaaatatatcttCATATTTACcgacaaaaaaatatatttgcaACTAATAAATGATTTTCAATATGTATTAAGATCACAAGCACTAAACCAAAATCACAATTGCAAGTTTACAACTAAAGTTAAATAGTCGTACTTTTGAAGGTAGCTTTTGAAAGGCTAtatgtgtggggggggggggggggggggggggggggggggggactaCCCGAGGGAAAGAAAATATGGAAACGGTGGGTTCTTGTTTAATAACATGTCCAGaatcttctttattttatttttaaccatgacacacttttattaaaatgatgGACTCTTATAGGTGGGCTGGTTGGGCTTGAGGGCACACCAAACATTGAGCAGGGGGCATCATGATCATAAAACCTTAAGTTTCAAAGCAAAAGTTACACTAATTACATGGAATGTTTGGGCTGCTATAGGGGGCATTACCCCCGGTCTTTAAACTCTACATCCGCCCCTACAGAGATTGTATCTCTTTTAGTTTGTTTGAGAGTCATTGTTCCCTACATTTAAAAGTAATATTTTAGTTTCAGTTTGATCATATATAccataaatttgttataaagcGAATTACCCTGGCCTTTTGAATCTATCAACTAATTAGAAGACAAACAACAAATTGCTAGCTAATTGGGCACTCATGATGTTTTAATGCTTTTATAAACCGACGACAATATTGCTATAGGTGTTTCATTCTTTGGTCCATTTTCACTGTATACTGGGTAACGACACACGACTGCGTAATGGATAAGATACCATCAAATCGATCTCATTGTAATAAACTATCTTATACAGCTAGCTAGTTCTACATCATCTAAAACACACATGAAGTGAATTCCCTGTGTACAGGGTTCATTATACATACATAGAGTGCATTTAGTAGCATTAGTGCAACAAACATCAAATTTGTTCTTCAAGAGCATGCAGTACGTACGTAGTTGCGGcaatgcttcaaagaatatgtATACTTAATTAGTGCATCTTATTGTAAACTAAGCTTAATAAATGAAAGAGCTCAAGATCACATATTAACACATCGACTCACGATACTTTATTCAACAACCAACTCGTTATATAT
The Erigeron canadensis isolate Cc75 chromosome 2, C_canadensis_v1, whole genome shotgun sequence DNA segment above includes these coding regions:
- the LOC122587906 gene encoding F-box protein At2g27310-like, with the protein product MAHLFRPRPWYHPMFGPFVLITICGLMSPNVVKSNSHQSDGWLCDHLASPSNLWPTELISAVEIRYQNDIIYSKVKFTDITTEFLSSELRIQLYNDPTSTVDLKIDELKCGDEATSSLLHLKEFLTLSWIIIEPARKWAVNLSSVKLVNARQDSLTKETVVQYVTILPRCGTNEMVQCKIQIVLGFGIGLVGSFYVKKVILKFQDLGSSCLNGRDFLAVTRGAIMEKNNVRRKVVEDDEERWKSYKKFKEMKKEKKESIKKEERKLEFEIKMNYIAIFVTLLFNVYFLSLLLH